In one Paraburkholderia azotifigens genomic region, the following are encoded:
- the bcsQ gene encoding cellulose biosynthesis protein BcsQ, with amino-acid sequence MRVVSVVSAKGGVGKTTLAANLASVLGANGRRVIAVDFDPQNALRLHFGVPIDNYHGVARATLSGASWRTVMFDGIDGITALPHGALNEDDRRVFEARLDSDPYLIRESLETLALDADDIVLIDTPPGATVYTRAALLAADFALNVVIADAASYAAIPQMERLIQTYALPRQDFIGYGYVINQVDQSRSLTKDVVKVLRDALAGHLFPGVIHLDQGVSESLAYDTTVIHYDPHSQAAADLRACGDWLGARLNGQARLPRNVA; translated from the coding sequence ATGAGAGTTGTCTCAGTTGTCTCCGCCAAGGGCGGCGTCGGTAAGACGACGCTCGCCGCGAATCTCGCGTCGGTGCTCGGCGCGAACGGACGCCGCGTGATCGCCGTCGACTTCGATCCGCAGAACGCGCTGCGTTTGCACTTCGGCGTTCCCATCGACAATTACCACGGCGTCGCGCGCGCGACGCTGTCGGGCGCATCGTGGCGCACGGTGATGTTCGACGGCATCGACGGCATCACGGCCTTGCCGCACGGCGCGCTGAACGAAGACGACCGGCGCGTGTTCGAAGCGCGGCTCGACAGCGATCCGTATCTGATCCGCGAATCGCTCGAAACGCTGGCGCTCGACGCCGACGACATCGTGCTGATCGACACGCCGCCGGGCGCGACCGTCTACACGCGCGCCGCGTTGCTGGCCGCGGACTTCGCACTGAACGTCGTGATCGCGGACGCCGCGTCGTATGCGGCGATTCCGCAAATGGAGCGGCTGATCCAGACGTATGCGTTGCCGCGCCAGGATTTCATCGGCTATGGCTACGTGATCAATCAGGTCGACCAGAGCCGCAGTCTCACGAAAGACGTCGTCAAGGTGCTGCGCGATGCGCTCGCCGGTCATCTGTTTCCGGGCGTCATCCATCTCGACCAGGGCGTGAGCGAATCGCTTGCGTACGACACGACCGTGATTCACTACGACCCTCATAGCCAGGCGGCCGCCGATCTGCGCGCGTGCGGCGATTGGCTGGGCGCACGCCTGAACGGCCAGGCGCGGCTGCCGAGGAACGTCGCATGA
- the bcsP gene encoding cellulose biosynthesis protein BcsP yields the protein MSVSDDVGNLFRRFGGDAGQYQEVARDDEAKHAALRWPLLNALDIAHAGPVPDAGRPSAPSASPAALTHRVEAAASSAAAFDEPPAQTAASASRESAAPVRLPLFARAHRHATMPPPVAPLQTGANRFAPPPAVAPSTDRSSAAANAPGMSAATAAAATAAAPSVAPTSAAPPVSRVLASQPQREARGIPAAPFLGKRQTFAPPPFGNPVSEGARAASSAPAQQEGGSILSGLFGGKLAAPSGSSAAVPSKDLSSLFARLSGAPAAPGRSLRDTFRTRFKVDGEA from the coding sequence ATGAGCGTTTCAGACGACGTCGGTAATCTCTTCCGGCGCTTCGGTGGCGACGCCGGGCAATATCAGGAAGTAGCGCGCGATGACGAGGCGAAGCACGCCGCATTGCGCTGGCCCTTGCTGAACGCGCTCGATATCGCGCATGCCGGACCCGTGCCGGATGCGGGGCGTCCGTCGGCGCCTTCGGCATCGCCGGCAGCGTTGACACATCGCGTGGAGGCAGCCGCTTCATCGGCGGCGGCATTTGACGAGCCGCCCGCACAGACAGCAGCGTCCGCGAGTCGGGAGTCAGCCGCACCCGTGCGTTTGCCGTTGTTCGCCCGCGCCCATCGCCATGCGACGATGCCGCCGCCCGTCGCTCCCCTGCAAACGGGCGCGAACCGCTTTGCCCCGCCGCCGGCCGTCGCGCCTTCCACGGATCGCAGCAGTGCGGCCGCGAACGCGCCGGGCATGTCGGCTGCGACGGCCGCTGCCGCGACTGCGGCAGCACCGTCCGTTGCGCCGACGTCAGCCGCGCCGCCTGTTTCCCGTGTTTTGGCATCTCAGCCGCAACGTGAAGCCCGTGGCATTCCGGCCGCCCCTTTTTTAGGTAAACGTCAAACGTTTGCTCCGCCCCCATTTGGCAATCCGGTTTCGGAAGGTGCGCGCGCGGCGTCTTCGGCGCCCGCGCAGCAGGAGGGCGGCTCGATCCTGTCGGGTCTGTTCGGAGGCAAACTCGCGGCACCTTCCGGGTCATCGGCAGCCGTGCCCTCAAAAGATCTGTCCTCGTTGTTCGCGCGCCTCTCGGGCGCTCCGGCGGCGCCTGGCCGTTCACTGCGCGACACGTTCCGGACGCGCTTCAAGGTGGATGGTGAAGCATGA
- the bcsD gene encoding cellulose biosynthesis protein BcsD, translated as MQDEHTATLLDYYTRHQTSVQWRGFLSALAEEFETQLDTSQLRMLMARIGARFAAKYPASECATLDDLASFLNAIWSELDWGFVRLVERDDYLSLEHACAPLAAFGERAAPWASAFLEGAYQHWLHELGAGSLALQEYRSANAHACEFRLLKAA; from the coding sequence ATGCAAGACGAACACACGGCAACCCTGCTCGACTATTACACGCGACATCAGACTTCCGTGCAATGGCGCGGCTTCCTCAGCGCGCTCGCCGAAGAGTTCGAGACACAGCTTGATACGTCGCAACTGCGCATGCTGATGGCGCGCATCGGTGCGCGCTTTGCCGCAAAGTATCCCGCCTCTGAATGCGCGACGCTCGACGACCTCGCTTCCTTTCTGAACGCCATCTGGTCGGAACTCGACTGGGGCTTCGTGCGTCTTGTCGAACGGGACGATTATCTTTCCCTCGAGCATGCCTGTGCGCCGCTTGCCGCATTCGGCGAGCGGGCGGCGCCGTGGGCTTCGGCTTTTCTCGAAGGCGCGTATCAGCACTGGCTGCATGAACTGGGCGCGGGCTCGCTGGCGTTGCAGGAATATCGATCCGCGAATGCACATGCCTGCGAGTTCAGACTGTTGAAGGCAGCCTGA
- a CDS encoding alpha/beta fold hydrolase, whose product MTHWMLDQQFTYRDQAVRYGTFGDGPPVVLIHGTPFSSWVWHRIAPHLARDRKVHVYDLLGYGQSERREGQDVSLGVQNGLLAALFDHWKLDTPANVPDVVAHDFGGATALRAHLIDGCDYASLTLIDPVAVAPWGSPFVRHVHEHAAAFEGLPAYIHEAVVDAYIRGSIARTIADDELAPYVTPWLGEVGQPAFYRQIAQMDQRYTDEVEARYAQIRCRTQILWGEDDQWIPIERGWQLASVIPDARFQPVPNAGHLVQEDAPEAIVAAVLRWIG is encoded by the coding sequence ATGACGCACTGGATGCTCGACCAGCAGTTCACGTATCGCGATCAGGCCGTTCGTTACGGGACCTTCGGCGATGGGCCGCCTGTCGTGCTGATTCACGGTACGCCGTTTTCGTCGTGGGTCTGGCATCGCATCGCGCCGCATCTTGCGCGGGATCGCAAGGTGCACGTTTATGACCTTCTCGGCTATGGCCAGTCGGAACGGCGCGAAGGCCAGGACGTTTCGCTCGGCGTGCAGAACGGCCTGCTCGCCGCGCTGTTCGATCACTGGAAACTGGATACGCCTGCGAATGTGCCCGATGTCGTGGCGCATGACTTCGGCGGCGCGACGGCGTTGCGCGCGCATCTGATCGACGGTTGCGACTATGCGAGCCTCACGCTGATCGACCCCGTCGCCGTCGCCCCGTGGGGATCGCCGTTCGTGCGGCACGTGCACGAGCATGCGGCGGCCTTCGAGGGCCTGCCTGCCTATATTCATGAGGCCGTCGTCGACGCGTACATCCGCGGTTCGATCGCGAGGACGATCGCGGACGACGAACTCGCGCCCTACGTGACGCCGTGGCTCGGCGAAGTCGGCCAGCCTGCGTTCTACCGGCAGATCGCGCAGATGGACCAGCGCTATACGGATGAAGTCGAAGCGCGTTATGCGCAGATACGCTGCCGCACGCAGATCCTGTGGGGCGAGGACGATCAGTGGATTCCCATCGAACGCGGCTGGCAGTTGGCGAGCGTCATCCCCGATGCGCGTTTTCAGCCGGTGCCGAACGCAGGACATCTGGTGCAGGAAGACGCGCCAGAAGCCATCGTCGCCGCCGTGTTGCGCTGGATTGGCTGA
- a CDS encoding peptidoglycan DD-metalloendopeptidase family protein — MSKNGFDRTWASFASFTLALMLGACAHVGEQEAKNNDAASTAQTATDPASAATAPQMVAQPVPPVIYKVRRGDSLVRIARSHNVTVKQIVAWNHLKPSARLHLGQPLKVSSPDAVKMVAVPAAPSAGQAPGAASNGVAAAASGASNATASGGTATATNAPNAAPATTASAAPATGAPAPSAAEAREVKAEVARHAKGVALIWPAQGNVVGGFQPGETRGIEIGGKAGDPIRAAADGKVMYAGTGLNEYGSLIIVQHNKDFLTAYAHNRRLLVKTGDIVRKGQQIAEMGNENNSRVSVLFELRHDGKPIDPMPYLPHQRS; from the coding sequence ATGTCGAAGAATGGTTTCGACAGAACCTGGGCCAGTTTCGCGAGCTTTACGCTCGCCCTGATGTTGGGTGCCTGCGCGCACGTCGGCGAGCAGGAAGCAAAGAACAACGACGCGGCGTCGACCGCGCAAACGGCAACGGATCCGGCGTCCGCCGCGACCGCGCCGCAGATGGTCGCGCAGCCGGTGCCGCCCGTGATCTACAAGGTGCGCCGCGGCGATTCGCTGGTTCGCATCGCACGCAGCCATAACGTGACGGTCAAGCAGATCGTCGCGTGGAATCATCTGAAGCCGTCCGCGCGGCTGCATCTCGGGCAGCCGCTGAAGGTATCGTCACCGGATGCAGTGAAGATGGTCGCCGTGCCGGCTGCTCCCTCCGCGGGCCAGGCTCCGGGCGCGGCGTCGAATGGTGTCGCGGCGGCCGCGAGCGGCGCGTCGAACGCGACGGCGAGCGGTGGGACGGCCACGGCTACGAATGCCCCGAATGCCGCGCCCGCCACGACGGCCTCCGCTGCACCCGCGACAGGCGCGCCCGCGCCGAGCGCCGCCGAAGCGCGCGAAGTGAAGGCCGAAGTGGCGCGTCATGCGAAAGGCGTGGCGCTGATCTGGCCGGCGCAGGGCAATGTCGTCGGAGGGTTCCAGCCTGGCGAGACGCGCGGCATCGAAATCGGCGGCAAGGCGGGCGATCCGATCCGCGCCGCCGCCGACGGCAAGGTCATGTACGCCGGCACGGGGCTGAACGAGTACGGCAGCCTGATCATCGTCCAGCACAACAAGGACTTTCTGACGGCTTACGCGCACAACCGCAGGCTGCTCGTGAAGACGGGCGACATCGTGCGCAAGGGGCAACAGATCGCCGAGATGGGTAACGAAAACAACTCGCGCGTGTCGGTGCTGTTCGAGCTGCGCCACGATGGCAAGCCGATCGATCCGATGCCGTATCTGCCGCATCAGCGCAGCTAA
- a CDS encoding SRPBCC family protein, with protein sequence MTLVAESKTIGVAIARDWREVYAFMEHPLSFAQWASGLGKPLRGQGVEWIFESADGRPVTVHFTPRNPYGVLDHRVITEQGEEIAIPMRVIPNGSGAEVLLTLFRTAGMSDAQFAADAQWVERDLAELKRFLEKR encoded by the coding sequence ATGACCCTCGTAGCGGAATCGAAAACGATAGGCGTGGCGATCGCGCGCGACTGGCGCGAGGTCTACGCGTTCATGGAACATCCGCTGTCGTTCGCGCAGTGGGCGTCGGGGCTGGGCAAACCGTTGCGCGGCCAGGGCGTCGAGTGGATCTTCGAAAGTGCGGACGGCCGTCCCGTCACCGTGCACTTCACGCCGCGCAATCCCTATGGCGTACTCGATCATCGCGTGATTACCGAACAGGGCGAAGAGATCGCGATACCCATGCGCGTGATCCCGAACGGCAGCGGCGCCGAAGTGCTGCTCACGCTGTTCCGGACGGCCGGCATGAGCGACGCGCAGTTTGCCGCCGACGCACAATGGGTCGAACGCGACCTCGCCGAACTGAAGCGCTTTCTGGAGAAACGATGA
- a CDS encoding DeoR/GlpR family DNA-binding transcription regulator, protein MLTSQRKKLILEALQRDGQVLARSMSETFGVSEDTVRRDLRELAAEGKLQRVHGGALAASPAVANLAGRRQIGSEAKAAIGRAAAQMIAPGQIAFVDGGTTAIQLARHLPLDLRATIVTHSPSVAVELAEHEALEVVVIGGRLFRHSMVTVGAAAIEALAHIRADLYFMGVTGVHPEAGLSTGDLEEAYVKRALMARAAETVVLASSEKLNAASAYMIAGIDAASAIIVEKGTPGPTTAPFEALGVTIVRA, encoded by the coding sequence ATGCTGACTTCCCAACGCAAAAAGCTGATTCTGGAGGCCCTCCAGCGCGACGGGCAGGTGCTCGCCAGGTCCATGAGCGAGACATTCGGTGTGTCGGAAGACACGGTGCGCCGCGATCTGCGCGAGCTTGCCGCGGAAGGCAAACTGCAGCGCGTGCATGGCGGCGCACTGGCCGCGTCGCCGGCCGTGGCGAATCTCGCGGGGCGCCGGCAGATCGGCTCGGAGGCGAAGGCGGCGATCGGCCGGGCAGCCGCGCAGATGATCGCGCCGGGCCAGATCGCGTTCGTCGATGGCGGGACGACGGCTATCCAGCTGGCGCGTCATCTTCCGCTCGATCTGCGCGCGACGATCGTCACGCATAGTCCGAGCGTCGCCGTCGAACTCGCGGAGCACGAGGCGCTGGAAGTCGTGGTGATCGGCGGGCGGCTGTTCCGTCATTCGATGGTGACGGTCGGCGCGGCCGCCATCGAAGCGCTCGCGCACATTCGCGCCGATCTCTACTTCATGGGCGTGACGGGCGTCCACCCGGAGGCGGGGCTGAGCACGGGCGATCTCGAAGAGGCCTACGTCAAGCGCGCGCTCATGGCGCGGGCCGCCGAGACGGTCGTGCTGGCATCGTCGGAAAAACTGAATGCGGCGTCGGCGTACATGATCGCGGGCATCGACGCGGCGAGCGCGATCATCGTCGAGAAAGGCACGCCCGGGCCGACGACTGCGCCGTTCGAGGCGCTCGGCGTGACGATCGTGCGCGCCTGA
- a CDS encoding NUDIX domain-containing protein produces MSETADRVRIVDVQVLSDDWYVLKKTTFDYRRADGSWQRQSRETYDRGNGATLLLYDPRRRTVVLTRQFRLPAFVNGHEGMLIEAPAGLLEAASPEARIRAEVEEETGYRVESVRKVFEAFMSPGSVTEKLYFFVAEYDAATRVSRGGGVADEGEDIEVLELPINDALAMIARGEIMDGKTIMLLQYAALHLFLQ; encoded by the coding sequence ATGAGCGAAACGGCTGACCGGGTGCGTATCGTCGATGTGCAGGTGCTGTCCGACGACTGGTACGTGCTGAAGAAGACCACCTTCGATTACCGGCGCGCCGATGGCAGCTGGCAGCGGCAAAGCCGCGAAACGTACGATCGCGGCAATGGCGCGACGCTGCTGCTCTACGACCCGCGCCGGCGAACCGTCGTGCTGACGCGGCAGTTCCGCTTGCCCGCGTTCGTCAACGGGCACGAAGGGATGTTGATCGAAGCGCCCGCCGGCCTGCTCGAAGCGGCATCGCCGGAGGCACGCATTCGCGCGGAAGTAGAAGAGGAAACGGGCTATCGCGTGGAGTCGGTGCGCAAGGTTTTCGAGGCGTTCATGAGTCCGGGCTCGGTGACGGAGAAGCTGTATTTCTTCGTCGCCGAATATGACGCGGCGACACGCGTGAGCCGTGGCGGCGGCGTCGCCGATGAAGGCGAAGATATCGAAGTACTGGAGCTGCCCATCAACGACGCTCTGGCGATGATCGCGCGCGGCGAGATCATGGATGGCAAGACCATCATGCTGCTTCAATACGCGGCGCTTCATCTGTTCCTGCAGTGA